One genomic window of Scatophagus argus isolate fScaArg1 chromosome 16, fScaArg1.pri, whole genome shotgun sequence includes the following:
- the cacng5b gene encoding voltage-dependent calcium channel gamma-5 subunit — MSACGRKALTLLSSVFAISGLGLLGVAVSTDYWLYLEEGVIMPLNQSTDIKTSLHSGLWRVCFLAGEESGRCFTIAYIMPMNVQLTSESTVNVLKMIRSATPFPLVSLFFMFIGFVLNNVGHVRPHRTILAFVSGIFFILSGLALVVGLVLYISSINDEMLNRTKSSEAYFAYKYGWSFAFAAISFLLTESAGVMSVYLFMKRYTAEEIYQPHHPSFYRPRLSNCSDHSGQFLHPEAWSRGRSPSDISSEASLQMSTSYPALLKCPDYDQVSSSPC; from the exons ATGAGCGCGTGCGGCAGGAAGGCCCTGACATTGCTGAGCAGTGTCTTTGCAATCAGCGGCCTGGGGCTGCTTGGAGTGGCAGTCAGTACAGACTACTGGTTGTACCTGGAGGAGGGCGTCATTATGCCTCTGAACCAGAGCACTGACATCAAGACCTCACTGCACTCTGGCCTTTGGAGAGTTTGCTTCCTGGCTG gTGAAGAGTCTGGTCGCTGCTTCACCATTGCATACATCATGCCCATGAATGTCCAGCTGACATCAGAGTCcacagtaaatgtactca agatGATCCGCTCAGCCACTCCATTCCCCCTGGTCAGCCTCTTCTTCATGTTCATCGGCTTTGTCCTCAACAATGTTGGGCACGTTCGGCCTCACCGCACCATCCTGGCGTTTGTCTCGGGaatcttcttcatcctctcgG GTCTGGCTCTGGTGGTGGGTCTGGTGCTGTACATCTCCAGTataaatgatgaaatgctgAACAGGACTAAGAGCAGTGAGGCCTATTTTGCTTATAAGTACGGTTGGTCCTTTGCCTTCGCTGCGATCTCCTTCCTGCTCACAGAG AGTGCAGGAGTCATGTCAGTCTACTTGTTCATGAAGCGCtacacagcagaggagatctACCAGCCTCATCACCCCAGTTTCTACCGCCCACGTCTCAGCAACTGCTCCGACCACTCCGGCCAGTTCCTCCACCCAGAGGCCTGGTCACGTGGCCGAAGTCCCTCTGACATCTCAAGTGAAGCTTCGCTCCAGATGAGCACCAGCTACCCAGCTCTCCTAAAATGCCCCGACTATGATCAGGTCTCCTCTTCACCCTGCTGA